A DNA window from Clostridia bacterium contains the following coding sequences:
- the murD gene encoding UDP-N-acetylmuramoyl-L-alanine--D-glutamate ligase: protein MQLKDKKVLVIGAAVTGVPVVKELSRLGASIILNDSKKVEDLKEVIAEIEHLPIRLVAGGHPVELASDCDFVVVSPGVPLDIPLVQYAKALGKEVVSEIELAFRLTSTPIVAITGTNGKTTTTALLGEIMKASKRKTFITGNIGHAMILEVENSKPEDVFVLEVSSFQLESTANFKPKVSAILNITPDHLNRHKTMENYIDTKCKVFINQEAEDYTILNGDDSETSKLTDRPRSKVLLFSRKKPVDEGAYIENDHLVIKIGNKKETIIHKDKIYIPGNHNLENSLAAALMAYCLGVEASVIAEALESFRGVEHRIEFVSELNGVIYYNDSKGTNTDASIKAIEAMKRPTVIIAGGYDKGSEFDDFIEAFGNIIKHMVLIGKTADKLEETAHKHGFMKTHKVKGLREAVKKSQELAEQGDCVLLSPACASYDMFSNYEERGRLFKEYVRELKAKEIGTKTTEDTEIH from the coding sequence ATGCAGTTAAAGGATAAAAAAGTGCTGGTTATTGGAGCGGCTGTTACAGGCGTACCTGTAGTTAAGGAATTGAGCCGCTTAGGGGCTTCCATCATATTGAATGATTCTAAGAAGGTTGAGGACCTGAAGGAAGTAATAGCTGAAATTGAGCATCTTCCTATAAGGCTGGTCGCGGGGGGGCACCCCGTAGAGCTGGCTTCTGATTGCGACTTTGTAGTAGTTAGTCCAGGAGTGCCTTTGGATATACCCCTGGTACAATACGCCAAAGCCTTGGGCAAAGAGGTGGTAAGCGAGATTGAGCTGGCTTTTCGTCTTACTTCCACTCCAATAGTGGCAATTACGGGGACAAATGGGAAGACAACTACTACAGCTCTCCTGGGAGAAATAATGAAGGCCAGCAAGAGAAAGACCTTCATTACCGGTAATATCGGCCATGCAATGATACTTGAGGTAGAGAACTCAAAACCCGAGGATGTTTTTGTCCTTGAAGTGAGCAGCTTTCAATTGGAGTCAACAGCAAACTTCAAACCGAAGGTTTCAGCAATACTGAATATTACACCTGACCACCTGAACAGGCATAAAACCATGGAGAATTATATCGATACAAAGTGCAAGGTATTTATAAATCAGGAGGCTGAGGATTATACGATATTGAATGGGGATGACTCCGAGACTTCAAAACTCACAGACAGACCCAGAAGTAAAGTGCTGCTTTTCAGCAGAAAGAAACCGGTAGATGAGGGAGCATATATTGAGAACGACCATTTAGTAATCAAAATAGGTAATAAAAAAGAAACCATAATACATAAAGATAAAATATATATACCGGGCAATCACAATCTCGAAAATTCTCTGGCAGCAGCTCTTATGGCGTACTGCTTGGGCGTGGAGGCTTCTGTAATTGCTGAGGCACTTGAAAGCTTCAGGGGTGTGGAACATAGGATCGAGTTTGTTTCCGAGCTTAATGGAGTAATATACTATAACGATTCCAAGGGTACCAACACCGATGCTTCCATCAAGGCTATTGAAGCAATGAAGCGGCCTACAGTTATAATAGCCGGAGGTTATGACAAGGGAAGCGAATTTGACGATTTCATAGAGGCCTTTGGAAACATCATCAAGCATATGGTGTTAATAGGAAAGACCGCTGATAAGCTGGAAGAAACTGCCCACAAGCATGGGTTTATGAAGACACATAAAGTAAAAGGCCTGAGAGAAGCTGTGAAAAAGTCTCAAGAACTGGCTGAGCAGGGTGACTGTGTTTTACTTTCACCAGCCTGTGCAAGCTATGATATGTTTAGTAACTATGAGGAAAGAGGCAGGCTTTTTAAGGAATATGTAAGGGAGCTTAAGGCAAAAGAAATAGGAACGAAAACCACTGAAGACACTGAAATCCACTGA
- the murF gene encoding UDP-N-acetylmuramoyl-tripeptide--D-alanyl-D-alanine ligase yields MEDLSIGEITASAQGTLVNSDRDFLVNGVSIDSRRINPGNMFIALKGESFDGHDFISTAIENGAAVVVTQKPLNECSIPYILVGDTLKALQDIARYYRGKFQIPFVAVTGSSGKTTTKDMIASVLSQKFNVLKTEGNFNNAIGLPLTLLKLQYDHEIAILEMGMNSPGEISLLSDIVRQDIAVISNVGNAHIEKLGSRENILKAKLEVFDYFDSSSTAVINGDNDMLSDFSSEKYRVIRYGLEKSNDLYAFGIKEKGEDGIDFEVNKGGASESFTVLLPGMHNVYNALSAIAVARLFDMKGSDIRKGLLSFKPSKMRMDIINTSNGVKIINDAYNANPESMKAAINVLQSLKAGGKSVCITGDMLELGDASEGEHYNIGAYAAEIGVDIIVAIGNFSDAVKKGAEDSGMSKNNLYAFLVKDEAASTLDKIIRPGDVVLVKGSRVMKMENIVDLLRERG; encoded by the coding sequence ATGGAAGACTTGAGTATAGGGGAAATTACTGCTTCCGCTCAAGGTACACTTGTGAATTCTGACAGAGACTTCTTGGTAAATGGAGTGAGTATTGACAGCAGGAGGATAAACCCTGGGAACATGTTTATAGCACTTAAGGGTGAGAGCTTCGATGGGCATGATTTCATAAGCACGGCTATTGAAAACGGAGCTGCTGTGGTAGTGACTCAGAAGCCGCTAAATGAGTGCAGCATACCATACATATTGGTAGGTGATACTCTGAAGGCGTTACAGGACATTGCCAGATACTACAGGGGCAAATTTCAGATACCTTTTGTAGCAGTGACAGGCAGCTCAGGGAAAACAACCACGAAGGATATGATTGCTTCAGTACTTTCTCAGAAGTTCAATGTACTTAAGACTGAAGGAAATTTCAATAATGCTATCGGACTGCCCTTGACGCTTTTGAAGCTTCAATATGATCATGAGATAGCAATATTGGAGATGGGTATGAACAGCCCCGGGGAAATAAGCCTGCTTTCGGATATAGTGAGGCAGGATATTGCGGTAATATCAAATGTGGGCAATGCACATATAGAGAAGCTGGGCTCCAGAGAAAATATATTAAAAGCAAAGCTTGAAGTATTTGATTATTTTGATAGCTCCAGCACAGCAGTTATAAATGGAGATAATGACATGCTGTCGGACTTCAGCTCCGAGAAGTACAGGGTAATCAGATACGGTTTGGAAAAGAGCAATGATTTATACGCTTTCGGGATAAAAGAAAAGGGCGAAGATGGAATAGACTTTGAGGTTAACAAGGGAGGCGCCTCCGAAAGCTTCACAGTACTGCTTCCGGGAATGCACAATGTTTATAATGCCTTGTCTGCCATAGCTGTTGCAAGGCTTTTTGACATGAAAGGGTCGGATATACGGAAGGGACTTTTGAGTTTTAAACCATCAAAGATGCGGATGGATATCATTAATACCAGCAACGGAGTTAAAATTATTAATGATGCTTACAATGCAAATCCTGAATCCATGAAAGCAGCAATAAATGTGCTTCAGAGCTTGAAGGCTGGGGGAAAAAGCGTATGCATAACTGGTGACATGCTTGAACTGGGGGATGCATCTGAAGGAGAGCATTATAACATTGGAGCATATGCAGCTGAAATTGGAGTTGATATAATAGTTGCGATAGGCAATTTCTCCGATGCAGTAAAAAAGGGAGCGGAAGATTCCGGAATGAGTAAAAACAACTTATATGCCTTCCTGGTAAAAGACGAGGCAGCTTCAACCTTGGACAAAATCATAAGACCGGGAGACGTGGTTCTGGTAAAGGGTTCAAGAGTTATGAAGATGGAGAATATAGTTGATTTATTACGTGAGAGGGGATAA
- the murG gene encoding undecaprenyldiphospho-muramoylpentapeptide beta-N-acetylglucosaminyltransferase — MRVILSGGGTGGHIYPAVSIAKEIIKQYKNAEILFIGTERGLESSIVPKEGFNLFKIKVRGFERKLSLGNVAAVAESFTSLFRVSKIIREFKPDIVIGTGGYVCGSVLLAAALMNVPTLIHEQNAFPGVTNKILARLVDIIAVNFSEAKKYFPQNDKVIVTGNPIRSDMLSISREDGLKEFGFSKELPVVFVVGGSRGAKRLNESVVLLAKEAAGRKNFQMLHMTGETQYEDIVQQFSSEGIALDTAYLKVVPYLHNMPHALAACDIIISRCGASTLSEITALGKPSILIPYPYATDNHQEYNARALEKNGAAVVILERDLNAELLYNEVLDMLNKPAKANQMKIKSKELGRTDAAYVIVKAAEKLVKKMEV, encoded by the coding sequence ATGAGGGTCATACTTTCTGGAGGTGGTACAGGTGGACATATCTATCCTGCAGTATCCATCGCGAAAGAAATAATAAAACAATACAAGAACGCTGAAATATTATTCATAGGTACTGAAAGGGGATTGGAGAGCAGTATTGTTCCAAAGGAAGGCTTTAACCTGTTCAAGATTAAGGTGAGAGGCTTCGAACGCAAGTTGAGCCTTGGGAATGTTGCAGCTGTGGCGGAATCTTTTACCAGCCTCTTTAGGGTATCTAAGATAATAAGAGAGTTTAAACCTGATATTGTAATTGGCACTGGAGGATATGTCTGCGGCTCGGTTCTGCTCGCAGCCGCATTAATGAATGTGCCAACTCTGATTCATGAACAGAATGCCTTTCCGGGAGTTACAAACAAAATCCTGGCAAGGCTTGTTGATATTATTGCGGTAAACTTTTCCGAGGCTAAAAAGTACTTTCCGCAAAACGACAAGGTTATTGTGACAGGAAATCCAATTCGGAGCGATATGTTAAGCATCAGCAGGGAGGATGGACTGAAGGAGTTCGGCTTCTCCAAGGAGCTGCCAGTTGTTTTCGTCGTGGGTGGAAGCAGAGGAGCCAAAAGGTTGAATGAAAGCGTAGTGCTGCTTGCAAAGGAAGCCGCCGGCAGGAAAAACTTCCAGATGCTTCATATGACAGGGGAAACACAGTATGAAGATATTGTGCAGCAATTCAGCAGTGAAGGGATAGCTTTGGACACAGCATATCTTAAAGTAGTGCCGTATCTGCATAATATGCCTCATGCGTTAGCTGCATGTGATATTATCATAAGCAGGTGCGGAGCCAGCACGCTATCGGAAATAACAGCGCTAGGCAAGCCATCCATATTGATCCCCTATCCCTATGCTACTGACAATCATCAGGAGTATAATGCACGAGCACTTGAAAAGAATGGGGCAGCCGTAGTCATTTTGGAAAGGGATTTAAATGCGGAGCTGCTATATAATGAAGTTTTAGATATGTTGAATAAACCAGCAAAAGCAAATCAGATGAAAATAAAAAGCAAAGAGCTGGGCAGAACTGATGCAGCTTATGTGATAGTCAAAGCAGCTGAAAAGCTTGTTAAAAAGATGGAAGTCTAG
- a CDS encoding small basic family protein → MIIPIIGVLLGIIIGLLSPITIPIQYSSYMSVAILAALDSVFGGIRSSIEKTFNIEIFISGFFGNAVLAAILTYIGDQLGVPIYYAAIFAFGVRLFQNFAIIRRYILMGNKKNNKN, encoded by the coding sequence ATGATCATACCTATTATTGGAGTGTTGTTGGGTATAATTATTGGATTGTTGTCCCCGATAACCATACCCATCCAATATTCAAGCTATATGTCAGTTGCAATTCTTGCGGCTCTGGATTCTGTTTTTGGTGGAATAAGGTCTAGCATAGAAAAAACTTTCAATATAGAGATTTTCATTTCCGGTTTCTTTGGCAACGCGGTACTTGCTGCAATACTTACCTATATAGGAGACCAGCTGGGAGTGCCAATATATTATGCAGCAATTTTTGCATTCGGTGTGCGATTGTTCCAGAACTTTGCAATAATACGCAGATATATTCTTATGGGAAATAAAAAAAATAACAAAAATTAA
- a CDS encoding DUF881 domain-containing protein, translated as MNRRVFKYYLFALAVIIGFITTVQFKSDTTYQGIVTIPKLLDLQNEIKSVEAENKLFNESISEQAKRLADYKAGVESTGSAFGIMQDELEKIRNYSDYEKVEGTGIIITLNDSQQEIAEGEDIAWYLIHDIDILEVVNELRMAGAEAIAINDERVTASTSIRCGGPTINIDGKRHAVPFVIKAIGDPKTLEASALAPESYIELYMSYSGIQVEIQKVEKLIIKGYEGRDKQRYQRKAEGGEAK; from the coding sequence ATGAATAGGAGAGTATTTAAATATTACTTGTTTGCACTGGCTGTCATTATAGGGTTTATTACCACAGTGCAGTTTAAATCAGATACTACCTACCAGGGCATAGTCACTATACCTAAACTCTTAGATCTGCAAAACGAGATAAAGAGCGTGGAAGCGGAGAATAAGCTGTTTAACGAATCTATCAGTGAACAGGCTAAAAGGCTTGCCGATTATAAAGCAGGGGTGGAGAGCACAGGCAGCGCATTCGGTATAATGCAGGATGAACTGGAGAAAATCCGCAATTATTCTGATTATGAAAAAGTAGAAGGAACCGGGATTATTATAACCTTAAATGATAGCCAGCAAGAAATTGCTGAGGGTGAGGATATAGCATGGTACCTGATACATGATATAGACATCCTCGAAGTAGTCAATGAGCTCAGAATGGCAGGAGCAGAAGCGATTGCCATAAATGACGAAAGAGTAACCGCCAGCACCAGTATCAGATGCGGCGGACCAACAATCAATATTGACGGAAAGAGACACGCAGTACCATTTGTGATAAAGGCCATAGGGGATCCAAAGACCCTGGAGGCCTCGGCACTGGCACCTGAGAGCTACATAGAGCTATATATGTCGTACAGCGGCATACAAGTAGAAATTCAAAAAGTAGAGAAGCTTATTATAAAAGGCTATGAAGGTCGGGATAAGCAAAGATATCAGAGAAAGGCAGAAGGTGGTGAAGCTAAATGA
- the spoVE gene encoding stage V sporulation protein E — MPVRNKNNIDFTLLITVLVLLAIGVAMVFSASSISSFMKFNDRFYYLKSQGFFAIIGIVAMLLLSRFDYRVLGKFAGPLVLLSFVLLIAVFIPGIGHGAKGAVRWIKIGPSTMQPSEFAKFALIIFMAKSISNKREKIRSFKNGVMPYILLMGIYFVLIILEPNLSMAGSIVMITFAMLFAAGTKIIYLIGWVVPLLPAVAYIIMKKAYMLERVTSYLNPWADPLNTGYQAIQSLYALGSGGIFGLGLGNSRQKFFYIPEPQNDFIFSIIGEELGFIGTATIVILFLLLIWRGLRIALFCPDTFGCLLATGITCMVAIQATLNIAVATVSIPTTGISLPFISSGGSSLLFVMANMGILLNISKSVKTGGS; from the coding sequence ATGCCTGTAAGAAATAAAAACAACATCGACTTCACATTGCTGATAACAGTACTAGTATTGCTAGCTATTGGTGTTGCTATGGTTTTTTCCGCCAGTTCCATTTCCTCTTTTATGAAGTTTAATGATAGGTTTTACTACCTGAAATCTCAAGGTTTTTTTGCAATTATCGGTATTGTGGCAATGCTGCTTCTAAGCCGGTTTGATTATAGGGTACTGGGGAAATTTGCGGGGCCTCTTGTACTTTTGAGTTTTGTACTGCTGATTGCGGTATTCATACCGGGTATTGGTCATGGGGCCAAGGGTGCGGTCAGGTGGATAAAGATTGGACCATCGACAATGCAGCCCTCTGAATTTGCAAAATTTGCACTGATAATATTCATGGCGAAAAGCATAAGCAACAAAAGGGAGAAAATAAGGAGCTTCAAAAATGGAGTCATGCCTTACATACTTCTAATGGGCATATATTTTGTGCTTATTATTCTTGAACCAAATTTAAGCATGGCAGGAAGCATAGTAATGATTACCTTTGCAATGCTGTTTGCCGCAGGAACGAAGATAATCTATCTTATAGGATGGGTTGTGCCACTGCTGCCTGCAGTAGCGTATATCATAATGAAAAAAGCTTATATGCTTGAACGTGTAACCTCCTATTTGAATCCCTGGGCAGATCCGCTGAATACAGGCTATCAAGCAATACAGTCCTTGTATGCTCTGGGCTCTGGAGGGATTTTTGGCCTGGGACTTGGAAACAGCCGCCAGAAGTTCTTCTATATACCAGAGCCCCAGAACGACTTCATATTCTCTATAATTGGGGAAGAGCTTGGATTTATAGGAACTGCTACTATTGTGATACTGTTCCTTCTTCTGATATGGAGAGGACTAAGAATAGCCCTGTTCTGCCCCGATACCTTCGGGTGTCTTCTTGCTACAGGCATTACATGTATGGTCGCAATACAGGCTACTCTTAATATAGCTGTGGCTACGGTTTCCATACCAACTACGGGAATCTCGCTTCCCTTCATAAGCTCGGGGGGCTCGTCGCTGCTTTTTGTAATGGCAAATATGGGAATTCTCTTAAATATATCTAAAAGTGTTAAAACGGGTGGGAGTTGA
- a CDS encoding FtsQ-type POTRA domain-containing protein — protein MRGRFKYVVLLFIICIFTAFFLSSSFFQIKFIAVNGVNSVTREEIIKLSSIYYGENIFRINKKNSMKSIFQNPYVRMIKIKRGIPNRVAIDIIEREIMAYVPYVGSYLNIDEEGMILEINPAIKRPDLPVVKGLKFETFKVGECLSIENKDQFSTITMLIKEIKNAGMINLISEIDVSDLTNIRLKIKEGIKANLGGADNMNYKVNFAKSIVEDVKKQGLKGTIEMSHTGNPVFKPE, from the coding sequence ATGAGGGGAAGATTCAAGTATGTAGTTCTGCTATTCATAATCTGCATCTTTACAGCATTTTTCCTATCTTCCAGCTTTTTTCAGATAAAGTTCATAGCTGTAAATGGGGTCAATAGCGTAACGAGAGAAGAAATAATAAAGCTATCATCAATATATTATGGAGAAAATATATTCCGGATAAATAAGAAAAACTCAATGAAGAGCATCTTTCAGAATCCTTACGTCAGAATGATAAAGATTAAGAGAGGCATACCGAACAGGGTGGCAATTGACATCATAGAGAGGGAAATCATGGCATATGTACCCTATGTAGGCTCTTATCTGAACATTGATGAGGAGGGTATGATACTGGAGATAAATCCGGCTATAAAGCGCCCTGATTTACCAGTAGTAAAAGGATTGAAGTTTGAGACCTTTAAGGTTGGAGAGTGTCTGAGCATTGAGAATAAGGATCAGTTTTCCACCATCACTATGCTTATTAAAGAAATAAAGAATGCAGGAATGATTAATCTGATTTCGGAGATTGATGTATCAGATTTGACCAACATAAGGCTGAAGATTAAGGAAGGTATAAAAGCGAACCTGGGTGGAGCGGACAACATGAATTATAAGGTTAATTTTGCAAAATCAATAGTAGAAGATGTAAAAAAACAAGGTCTTAAGGGTACCATAGAAATGAGTCATACGGGAAATCCTGTTTTTAAACCGGAATAA
- the murA gene encoding UDP-N-acetylglucosamine 1-carboxyvinyltransferase, whose translation MDRYVINGGHRLEGEIKVDGSKNSVLPVLAATIISGKESVIHNVPELKDVDLLIGLLRTIGCKCFFENNTLIVKSNSQLETYIPEKPVREMRSSIILMGSMLARHGQVKISYPGGCEIGPRPIDIHLSGLRRMGAKITEAHGYINCECDKLKGVEINLDYPSVGATENIMLAATTAEGVTIIQNAAKEPEIIDLQNFLNGMGAKISGAGSSTVKIEGVNEFHDVEHTVIPDRIVAGTLMAAAAITGGNIVLNNIIIEHLKSVSSKLSESGCIIAEYQNSLHIQCNRKLKAVEVIKTLPYPGFATDMQAQMMAVMTVAKGTSIFIETVFESRYKHVEELMKMGASIKVDGRTAIVRGVKKLTGAEVKAGDLRGGAALVLAGLVAEGTTMVDNVKLHIDRGYDKLENKLARLGADIHRV comes from the coding sequence ATGGATAGGTACGTGATAAACGGCGGGCATAGATTGGAAGGGGAAATAAAGGTTGATGGCTCCAAGAATTCTGTTTTGCCCGTACTTGCCGCTACCATAATAAGTGGGAAAGAATCGGTTATTCATAATGTTCCGGAGCTTAAAGATGTTGATTTGCTTATAGGACTGCTCCGAACGATAGGCTGCAAGTGTTTTTTTGAGAATAATACACTGATAGTAAAGTCCAATAGTCAACTAGAGACGTATATACCGGAAAAACCGGTAAGAGAAATGAGATCCTCAATAATATTAATGGGGTCTATGCTTGCTAGGCATGGTCAAGTAAAAATAAGCTATCCTGGCGGATGTGAAATTGGACCCAGGCCTATTGATATTCATTTGTCAGGGTTAAGAAGGATGGGAGCTAAAATCACCGAGGCCCATGGGTATATAAACTGCGAGTGTGATAAGCTTAAAGGTGTGGAAATTAATCTGGACTATCCCAGCGTGGGTGCTACTGAGAATATAATGCTTGCTGCCACTACAGCCGAGGGAGTAACCATAATACAAAACGCAGCTAAGGAACCGGAGATTATTGACCTTCAGAACTTTTTAAATGGGATGGGAGCTAAGATATCCGGGGCAGGGTCTAGTACTGTGAAGATTGAAGGAGTAAATGAATTCCATGATGTAGAGCATACTGTAATTCCGGACAGGATTGTTGCAGGAACGCTCATGGCAGCAGCTGCAATAACTGGTGGGAATATTGTATTGAACAACATTATTATTGAACACTTGAAATCTGTATCATCAAAGCTTTCTGAAAGTGGCTGCATTATTGCTGAATACCAGAACAGTCTCCATATACAATGCAATAGAAAGCTCAAAGCTGTGGAGGTCATAAAGACTCTTCCTTATCCTGGTTTCGCAACAGATATGCAGGCGCAGATGATGGCGGTAATGACTGTAGCTAAAGGCACAAGCATCTTTATTGAGACTGTATTTGAGAGCAGATACAAGCATGTAGAGGAGCTTATGAAAATGGGCGCCAGCATAAAGGTAGACGGAAGAACTGCTATTGTGCGGGGTGTCAAAAAGCTTACCGGTGCAGAGGTTAAAGCCGGTGACCTGAGGGGTGGCGCTGCGTTGGTTCTTGCAGGGCTTGTGGCAGAAGGGACTACGATGGTAGATAACGTAAAATTGCATATAGATAGAGGATATGATAAACTAGAAAATAAACTGGCAAGATTAGGTGCTGACATACACAGAGTTTAA
- a CDS encoding DUF881 domain-containing protein: MKNIKFQIAIALVCLVLGLMVSIQFRTIKQGVGPVSEYRARELATQLKKAKEENVKLLNAKNEYEAKIKEFEDSASQGSVSAKLLKQELDQTRILAGIEDVEGQGITVIVDDLKFSEKVNYPLISYSMLLELLNELNAAGAEAVSINDQRMISTSEIRQVGGIHININTVSYAPPFVFKAIGDSKTLEAALRMREGIVERIETSGVAITITQEQLVKIPKYNGVIEKKYAKVVKKGEAQ, translated from the coding sequence GTGAAGAATATAAAGTTTCAAATTGCAATTGCTTTAGTATGTTTGGTACTAGGTCTCATGGTTTCTATTCAATTCAGAACCATAAAACAGGGTGTAGGTCCTGTGTCTGAATATAGAGCAAGGGAGCTTGCAACTCAGCTTAAGAAAGCAAAGGAAGAGAATGTTAAGCTTCTGAATGCAAAAAATGAGTATGAGGCAAAGATTAAAGAGTTTGAAGATAGTGCATCACAAGGAAGCGTGTCAGCAAAGCTATTGAAGCAAGAGCTTGACCAGACCAGGATACTGGCTGGCATTGAGGATGTGGAGGGACAGGGGATTACAGTCATTGTGGATGATTTGAAATTCAGTGAGAAGGTAAATTATCCGCTTATATCATATTCAATGCTTCTTGAGCTTTTGAACGAGCTCAATGCAGCGGGGGCTGAAGCTGTTTCCATAAATGACCAGAGGATGATTTCCACTTCTGAAATAAGACAGGTAGGCGGAATTCATATAAATATCAATACTGTTTCTTATGCACCGCCTTTTGTATTTAAAGCCATTGGAGACTCCAAAACCCTTGAAGCCGCACTCAGGATGAGGGAAGGAATAGTGGAGAGGATTGAGACCAGTGGAGTTGCTATTACGATTACGCAGGAGCAGCTTGTTAAAATACCAAAATACAATGGGGTTATAGAGAAAAAGTATGCAAAAGTTGTTAAAAAGGGAGAAGCCCAGTAA
- the mraY gene encoding phospho-N-acetylmuramoyl-pentapeptide-transferase codes for MYNLMSSEYNVYIICIISAFVLALVAGPVFIPLLTRMKFGQTVRDDGPQSHLIKTGTPTMGGIIIVIPAAIVALAFSKDKDMLLILITTILFGLIGFIDDYLKIKNKRSLGLRAYQKMAAQLFVAIFMAFVASGISQVGTEVLIPFTGRFIDLGAMYIPFVVLVFVATVNSVNLTDGLDGLAGGITVVVLGFFSVIALAAAHVGLLVFSGAMIGALLGFLRFNSHPAQVFMGDTGSLALGGAIAALAVITKLPFFILIIGAVYVLETLSVIIQVTYFKLTGGKRFFKMSPLHHHFELSGWAESKVVSVFIIVSIILCLVGILGLS; via the coding sequence ATGTACAATTTGATGTCCAGTGAATACAATGTCTATATTATATGCATCATTTCTGCTTTTGTATTGGCTTTAGTTGCAGGACCGGTTTTTATACCGTTGCTTACTAGAATGAAATTTGGGCAGACGGTTAGAGATGACGGACCCCAAAGTCACTTAATAAAGACAGGAACCCCGACCATGGGGGGTATAATAATAGTTATACCTGCAGCTATTGTAGCATTGGCTTTCTCGAAAGATAAAGATATGCTCCTGATACTTATTACAACTATATTATTCGGACTCATAGGTTTTATAGATGATTATCTAAAAATAAAGAATAAGCGATCTCTTGGGTTAAGAGCATATCAGAAAATGGCTGCACAGCTTTTTGTGGCTATTTTCATGGCTTTTGTAGCTTCTGGCATATCCCAGGTCGGAACAGAGGTTTTGATTCCATTTACAGGGAGGTTCATTGACCTGGGAGCGATGTACATACCTTTTGTAGTTCTGGTATTCGTAGCTACTGTAAACAGCGTCAATCTCACAGATGGGCTTGATGGCTTGGCAGGAGGAATCACAGTCGTAGTGCTCGGATTCTTCTCGGTAATAGCTCTTGCTGCTGCTCACGTAGGATTGCTGGTGTTTTCAGGTGCTATGATAGGTGCACTGCTTGGATTCTTAAGGTTCAATTCACATCCTGCACAGGTATTTATGGGTGATACAGGTTCACTGGCATTGGGAGGAGCTATAGCAGCCTTGGCTGTTATAACCAAGCTTCCCTTCTTCATCCTCATAATCGGTGCGGTATATGTATTGGAAACCTTATCGGTAATAATACAGGTAACCTACTTTAAGCTTACGGGGGGAAAGAGATTTTTCAAAATGTCTCCTCTGCACCATCATTTTGAGCTTAGCGGCTGGGCTGAGTCAAAAGTAGTATCAGTGTTCATCATTGTCTCAATAATATTGTGTCTGGTCGGGATATTAGGGCTGTCATAA